In the Campylobacter lari genome, ATTAGTCAAAAGAGAAAAGGCGATATTATCATCTTTACACTAAATGCTCAAAGTGCTAAAGAAGAAGATAAGATAATAAATTCTAATATTGTTAAAAAAATAAAAATTTTTTCAGAAGGTAAAAAAACTTTTATAGCTTTAAGTATTGGCGATAAGATACAAATTAATGCAGATACGATTGGTGAGTATGGATTAAGATTACGTGCGCAAAAAGAGGGCACAAATTTAACTACCAAAAAAAACTTAAATGAAAAAGATGAGGAAATAAAAATGCAAGAGTATGATTTTACAAATTATATTTTAGTTGTAAGTGTTTTGATACTTTTGCTTATTGGACTTTGGTTTTTAAAAATGTATTTAAGACAAAAACATCCTTTAGATAGAAATTTTAATTTGATTTTTCAAAGACCACTTGATAGACATAACCAACTTGTGGTTTTTGAGTATGGCTTAAAACGCTATACTATGATTATAGGAAATTCTAATGTAGTATTAGAAACAAGTGAAGCTATGATGAAAAATGACGAACAAAATCAAACATCCCAAAAGCCAAAAGAAAAAGATTTTGACTCTTATTTTGAAGAAAATAAACAAAGATTGCAAAATTTACTTTTAAAACAAAATAATTAATTTTTTTGATTAAAAGCTAAAATGATAAGCTTTGGCTTTGAAATCTTTTTAATCTCTTCTTTTGAAAAATAAATTTGCTTTTTATCTGAGTAAATATATAAAGTATGGTTTTTTAGCATAAAATCAAGATTTATATCAGTATCTTTTGCTAATTTTTTTGCTAATGCAAGAATGAAATTAAGCCAAGTTAATATATGATTGTTTGGTAATAACTCTTTAACATGTTCAATAGCAAATGGATTGATTTTTTTACCATTGGCCTTTAAAAGAGTTGCAATAAGTAAAATTTCCTTATGTGAAAAGCCAAAATTTAAGCCACTCATTGCCATGTAGGCACTATGCTCATTAGCAAAATAAAAATTAATTCTTTCGCCTATGTGGGCTAGTTTGGCAGCATTTAAAAGATCTTTTTTAAAGCTAATATCAACTTTATGAACAGGTAAAAGTACATCAAATAATTTATTTGCAAAATATGCGCTTTTATCACTATAGTCTATATTAAAGCGATCTTGTAAAGATTTTAAACTCGGATTAAAATTAGGTGGAAATTTAGCATTAAATTTTGAAAAATCGGTAGTGTCGTTTTTTATATTGGCATATTTTTGAAAAAGATTGGATAAAAACACGCCCTCTCTTACACCCACTGCTGAGGTGATGATATTTTTGGCTTTTAAGTTTTTTGCTAAGGCTAAAAAGATTACGCAGCCTTCTTTTATGGTATCAAAACGATCCTTTTTGATATTAAAATCAACTAAATTTTTAGCATTTTGAATTTTTTCTATGTGGTTTTTTTCTTTCTCAAAACTATAGCTGAAATTATGGATTATTTTTAATGGATAAGAGTTTTTTTTCATTATAGAATTTGATAACGCTCTTAAGCTCCCACCTATGGCAATAATATTATCATTTTGAAAGCGCTTTGGAACTTGCATTAGCGCTTCTTGTATAAACTGATCTAGCGCATTTAATCTTTTAGTGTCATAAAAGATTTCTTTTAATCTTACCGTACCAAGATCAAGTGAAATACAATCTATAATTTTACCTTCTTTAATCAAGCAAAGCTCGGTTGATCCTCCGCCTATGTCTATAGTAGTGGCATTTTGAATATTTGATAACAAATTTAACGCAGCAAGACCGCCTAAAAATGATTCGGTTTTTCCGTTGATACATTTGATATTTAAACCTACATTTTTTGCTATTCTAGATATGAAATCTTTAGCATTCGGTGCATCTCTTAGCGCAGAAGTTCCAACAGCAATAATTTTTCTACATTTTTCTTTTAAAGCTTTTTCTTTAAAGTAAGCCAAAGCTTTCTCTGCTTTAAGCATAGCTTCTTCTTGGAGGATTTTGTTATTATTATAGGCATTTTCTCCAAGTCTTACTTTCTTTTTGTGTTCGCTACAAATGAAAAAACCATATCTTGAGGTTCTTTCAAAAACCACCATACGAACGGAATTAGAACCAAGGTCAATTACTGCTGTTTTTTTGGCCATTAAATATCTTTGTTTTTATGTTTCAAGCGAAGTTCATCGATGCTTTCTACATTGTCAGGATCAGGTATGATACAATCTACAGGACAGGCTACTATACAGGCTGGTTCTGAAAATTCATTCACACATTCAGTGCATAGATCAGGATCTATAACATAGATTGGATCGTTATCATAAATAGCCTCATCTGGACATTCTTCCCTGCATGCATCACAGGATATACATTCTCTAGTGATTAAAAGTGACATACTTTTCCTTTTATGAGTAATAAAGCAAACTTATACTATATAAAAACTTATAGCTAATTTAAATGAAAGAAAAATTAAATTTAATTTTTAGAATGATTGAATCATTCTAAAAATTTTTAGTTAGTTTTTTTAGGAAAACAAAAGCGATATCCTCTGCGACGCACAGTTTCTATAGTAGAGATATTGAGTGGTTTATCCATTTTTTGTCTTATTTGATTGATTGCAACTTCTATAACATTTGGAGTTACAAGTTCAGGTTCTTCCCAAATAGCATCTAAAAGTTGTTCTTTTGATACGATTTGATCAGAATGTCTAGCAAGGTGAGTTAAAACTTCAAAAGGCTTTCCTTTTAATTCTATATCCTTTCCTTGATAAGTGATTTTTTCTTCATCAGGGTCAATCACTAAATCATCAATTTTAATCACATTAGTTCCACCAAATCTAAGTCTAGCTTCGATTCTTGCCATTAAAATTTCAAAATCTAAAGGTTTTTTTATATAATCATCTGCTCCAGCTTTTAAAGCTTTGATTTCATTTTCTTTGTCTGCTTTTGAGCATATTGTAACTATAGCAGTTCTTGGAGATTTTTGTTTGATAGCATTGATCAAATCGCTTGCGTCGTTATTGCCTATAGTCCAATTTGATAATACTAAATCATAGTGTCTAATACCTATAAAATACTCAGCGTCTTTAAAATTTTCTGAAGTATCACTTTGGTAACCAAACTCGTTTAAGGTATTTGATAAGGTTTTGTTAAGCGATGCTTCATCTTCTACAACTAAAATACGCATTTTATTCCTTTGAAGATAGTTTTAGTGCAAAAGTATAACACAAATTAAGCAAATATTCAAAATTCTTTAAAAAATTTTTAATATTTTTTGCTTAAACTAGCTCCAACACGTGCATTTTTAATAATATCAGGCTTATAGCAGGTAATATGTATAAACTGAAGTTTTTTATGGTGCTTTTTGATATCTTTGCATATATATTTTAAAGATTTTTCTATAGTTTT is a window encoding:
- the hsrA gene encoding homeostatic response regulator transcription factor HsrA, encoding MRILVVEDEASLNKTLSNTLNEFGYQSDTSENFKDAEYFIGIRHYDLVLSNWTIGNNDASDLINAIKQKSPRTAIVTICSKADKENEIKALKAGADDYIKKPLDFEILMARIEARLRFGGTNVIKIDDLVIDPDEEKITYQGKDIELKGKPFEVLTHLARHSDQIVSKEQLLDAIWEEPELVTPNVIEVAINQIRQKMDKPLNISTIETVRRRGYRFCFPKKTN
- a CDS encoding YfhL family 4Fe-4S dicluster ferredoxin, whose protein sequence is MSLLITRECISCDACREECPDEAIYDNDPIYVIDPDLCTECVNEFSEPACIVACPVDCIIPDPDNVESIDELRLKHKNKDI
- a CDS encoding Ppx/GppA phosphatase family protein; its protein translation is MAKKTAVIDLGSNSVRMVVFERTSRYGFFICSEHKKKVRLGENAYNNNKILQEEAMLKAEKALAYFKEKALKEKCRKIIAVGTSALRDAPNAKDFISRIAKNVGLNIKCINGKTESFLGGLAALNLLSNIQNATTIDIGGGSTELCLIKEGKIIDCISLDLGTVRLKEIFYDTKRLNALDQFIQEALMQVPKRFQNDNIIAIGGSLRALSNSIMKKNSYPLKIIHNFSYSFEKEKNHIEKIQNAKNLVDFNIKKDRFDTIKEGCVIFLALAKNLKAKNIITSAVGVREGVFLSNLFQKYANIKNDTTDFSKFNAKFPPNFNPSLKSLQDRFNIDYSDKSAYFANKLFDVLLPVHKVDISFKKDLLNAAKLAHIGERINFYFANEHSAYMAMSGLNFGFSHKEILLIATLLKANGKKINPFAIEHVKELLPNNHILTWLNFILALAKKLAKDTDINLDFMLKNHTLYIYSDKKQIYFSKEEIKKISKPKLIILAFNQKN